A genomic segment from Nocardiopsis sp. Huas11 encodes:
- a CDS encoding FmdB family zinc ribbon protein, translating to MPTYQYACTECGAQMEVVQSFSDDSLTVCPECEGRLRKVYSAVGIVFKGSGFYRTDSGKSSNSSVVTGSGEGKDSGANGTKADAPAAASTSADSAKSSSSDSAAPSSGSSAAGTPASSSSTSSAAAAS from the coding sequence GTGCCTACGTATCAGTACGCGTGCACAGAGTGCGGCGCCCAGATGGAGGTCGTACAGAGCTTCAGCGACGACTCCCTGACCGTCTGCCCCGAGTGCGAGGGACGCCTGCGCAAGGTGTACTCCGCCGTCGGCATCGTGTTCAAGGGTTCCGGCTTCTACCGCACCGACAGCGGCAAGTCCTCCAACAGCTCCGTCGTGACCGGCTCCGGTGAGGGCAAGGACAGCGGCGCGAACGGCACCAAGGCCGACGCCCCGGCCGCCGCGAGCACCTCCGCGGACTCCGCGAAGTCCTCTTCCTCCGACTCCGCCGCGCCGTCGAGCGGCTCGTCCGCCGCCGGTACGCCGGCCAGTAGCAGCAGCACCAGCAGCGCCGCCGCCGCGAGCTGA
- a CDS encoding SAF domain-containing protein, protein MADAAPPYRHRRLLTRLVDRHRRVIATLLAAAALLGAVLAVRPLSAPAAEVLVAARDLDASSPVSAGDLTTRALPAAAVPQGALTPASRTEGRTLNAPVRMGEVITDARLTDPPAGAHGPDLVAVPVRVADPGAVALLSPGSRVDVLAATGAGDLPPARAGPAAEVVTDRPVLALPAVEGGGEGGALILIAATPAEARELAGHAALSRLSITIRG, encoded by the coding sequence ATGGCCGACGCAGCACCTCCCTACCGGCACCGCCGCCTCCTCACGCGACTGGTGGACCGGCACCGGCGTGTCATCGCCACCCTCCTGGCCGCCGCGGCGCTCCTGGGCGCCGTCCTGGCCGTACGCCCCCTCTCCGCTCCCGCCGCCGAGGTCCTCGTCGCCGCCCGGGACCTGGACGCCTCCTCCCCCGTCTCCGCCGGGGACCTCACCACCCGCGCGCTGCCCGCCGCGGCGGTGCCCCAGGGCGCCCTGACGCCCGCCTCGCGGACCGAGGGACGCACGCTCAACGCACCGGTCCGGATGGGCGAGGTCATCACCGACGCCCGCCTGACGGATCCGCCCGCCGGAGCCCACGGCCCGGACCTGGTCGCGGTGCCCGTGCGCGTCGCCGACCCCGGAGCCGTCGCGCTGCTCTCCCCCGGGAGCCGGGTGGACGTGCTCGCCGCGACCGGCGCCGGCGACCTCCCGCCCGCCCGTGCCGGTCCGGCCGCGGAGGTGGTGACCGACCGCCCCGTCCTGGCCCTGCCCGCGGTCGAGGGCGGCGGGGAGGGCGGAGCGCTCATCCTCATCGCGGCCACCCCGGCCGAGGCCCGGGAGCTGGCCGGGCACGCGGCACTGTCCCGCCTGTCCATCACCATTCGCGGTTGA
- a CDS encoding 5-formyltetrahydrofolate cyclo-ligase, with translation MSDEGDRDRSAKRELRRRILAERRARGASERARAGSAVRDTLMAVPWLAMAGTVACYYSVGGEPDTRGLVNALWKRGTYVLLPVFLPGGALDWASFDGPESLAEAGHGLLEPTGRRYGPQALARADAVVCPALAVDRSGMRLGRGAGCYDRALAAKGPHAPAIALVHDQEWVERVPAEPHDRPVDAVLTPGGGLHVFDPASPVWPDRTGRTGR, from the coding sequence ATGAGTGACGAAGGGGACCGCGACCGGTCCGCCAAGCGGGAGCTGCGCCGCCGGATCCTGGCCGAACGGCGGGCCAGGGGCGCCTCGGAGCGGGCGCGGGCGGGGTCCGCGGTCCGGGACACGCTGATGGCGGTGCCGTGGCTGGCGATGGCCGGCACGGTGGCGTGCTACTACTCCGTGGGCGGCGAGCCGGACACGCGGGGGCTGGTGAACGCGCTGTGGAAGCGCGGCACGTACGTGCTGCTGCCGGTCTTCCTACCCGGGGGCGCACTGGACTGGGCGTCCTTCGACGGCCCCGAGAGCCTGGCGGAGGCGGGGCACGGGCTGCTTGAGCCGACCGGGCGGCGGTACGGCCCCCAGGCGCTGGCCAGGGCGGACGCGGTGGTGTGCCCGGCCCTGGCGGTGGACCGGTCCGGCATGCGCCTGGGCCGCGGCGCGGGCTGCTACGACCGCGCGCTGGCCGCCAAGGGCCCGCACGCCCCGGCGATCGCGCTGGTGCACGACCAGGAGTGGGTGGAGCGGGTCCCCGCGGAGCCGCACGACCGCCCCGTGGACGCGGTGCTCACGCCGGGCGGCGGACTCCACGTGTTCGACCCGGCGTCCCCCGTGTGGCCCGACCGCACCGGCCGCACCGGCCGCTGA
- a CDS encoding M15 family metallopeptidase produces MPFTSDSARRGSRVPGTSGVPTTFAAFSHGRVRLAQALALVIATTLLVVPPVPGAMPSAAAQDLEELREQAEAAAEELEQATEEQAERAEALEGAQEELVGTIHELQQTEAELNDMREPLARLASMLYQQPSGGVLAVLASGSLDDDLLTQSYAAKLSEDNQVLIQDATDLRAEQVELTSEAQELQTATQLEQAELAADVEELRELSETRTEELTSELDARGLDLETYMAAGDCDAGAASKANGYPNGLLPQEALCSLYDDKFLRADAAVDFLMLNQKYVEEYGENMCITSAYRDLPNQQRVYGEVAPGFAAVPGTSNHGLGQALDLGCGIQNFRSERWNWMEANGGEYGWHHPAWAKSSPFEPWHWEYSG; encoded by the coding sequence GTGCCGTTCACTTCTGATTCGGCGCGGCGGGGGTCCCGCGTACCGGGTACTAGCGGGGTGCCGACCACGTTCGCGGCGTTTTCCCACGGGCGGGTGCGACTCGCGCAGGCGCTGGCACTCGTCATCGCCACCACGCTGCTCGTCGTTCCACCGGTGCCGGGGGCGATGCCCTCGGCCGCGGCACAGGACCTGGAGGAACTGCGCGAGCAGGCGGAGGCCGCCGCGGAGGAGTTGGAGCAGGCCACCGAGGAACAGGCCGAACGCGCGGAGGCCCTGGAGGGCGCCCAGGAGGAGCTCGTCGGGACCATCCACGAGCTCCAGCAGACCGAGGCCGAGCTCAACGACATGCGCGAACCCCTCGCCCGGTTGGCCAGCATGCTCTACCAGCAGCCCAGCGGCGGTGTGCTGGCGGTCCTGGCCTCCGGCTCACTCGACGACGACCTGCTGACGCAGTCCTACGCGGCCAAGCTCTCCGAGGACAACCAGGTCCTCATCCAGGACGCCACGGACCTGCGCGCGGAACAGGTGGAGCTGACCAGCGAGGCGCAGGAGCTGCAGACCGCCACCCAGTTGGAGCAGGCCGAGCTGGCCGCCGACGTGGAGGAGCTGCGCGAGCTGTCGGAGACCCGCACCGAGGAGCTGACCAGCGAGCTGGACGCCCGGGGCCTGGACCTGGAGACCTACATGGCGGCCGGCGATTGCGACGCCGGTGCCGCCTCCAAGGCCAACGGCTACCCCAACGGCCTGCTGCCGCAGGAGGCGCTGTGCTCCCTCTACGACGACAAGTTCCTGCGAGCCGACGCCGCCGTGGACTTCCTCATGCTCAACCAGAAGTACGTGGAGGAGTACGGCGAGAACATGTGCATCACCAGCGCCTACCGCGACCTGCCCAACCAGCAGCGTGTGTACGGCGAGGTCGCACCCGGCTTCGCGGCCGTTCCCGGCACGAGTAACCACGGCCTGGGCCAGGCACTCGACCTCGGCTGCGGTATCCAGAACTTCCGTTCGGAACGCTGGAACTGGATGGAGGCCAACGGCGGGGAGTACGGCTGGCACCACCCGGCCTGGGCCAAGTCCAGTCCGTTCGAGCCGTGGCACTGGGAGTACAGCGGCTGA
- a CDS encoding calcium-binding protein, which translates to MTHADQPMDGQSHDEPRQRGASASAIAGALRRTPHPGPQHWGGPRPRRTPAEPLFSVGPVPPPPRRDP; encoded by the coding sequence ATGACGCACGCGGACCAGCCCATGGACGGCCAGTCGCACGATGAGCCGCGCCAGCGCGGCGCCTCCGCCTCGGCCATCGCCGGGGCGCTGCGGCGCACGCCGCATCCGGGCCCACAGCACTGGGGCGGGCCGCGGCCCCGGCGCACGCCTGCGGAGCCGCTGTTCTCCGTCGGGCCGGTCCCGCCTCCGCCGCGCCGGGACCCCTGA
- a CDS encoding MerR family transcriptional regulator, whose product MTPSREAGVRIGEVAAKAGVSVRALRYYEQQDLLRSTRNSGGQRQYPAGAVERVRLIQRLYSEGLSSRTIREVLPFVDSGGAPPQLVELLEVELDRLDQQMTDLRQARDRLHSCITEAHEQDPHPLHLPAGPPHGTGRES is encoded by the coding sequence GTGACACCGAGTCGGGAGGCCGGGGTGCGGATCGGAGAGGTCGCCGCGAAGGCCGGCGTCAGTGTCAGGGCGCTGCGCTACTACGAGCAGCAGGACCTGCTGCGCTCCACCCGGAACTCGGGCGGCCAGCGCCAGTATCCGGCCGGTGCCGTTGAACGGGTCAGGCTGATCCAACGGCTCTACTCCGAGGGCCTGTCCAGCAGAACCATCCGCGAGGTACTGCCGTTCGTCGACTCCGGTGGGGCGCCACCGCAACTGGTGGAGCTGCTCGAGGTCGAACTCGATCGCCTCGACCAGCAGATGACGGACCTGCGGCAAGCACGCGACCGGCTGCACTCCTGCATCACCGAGGCGCATGAGCAGGACCCGCACCCTCTCCACCTGCCCGCCGGTCCCCCGCACGGAACAGGACGTGAATCCTGA
- a CDS encoding NmrA/HSCARG family protein has protein sequence MTNTDKTVVVLGATGQQGGSVAAALRADGWAVRALVRDPSGHRARSLSAAGVQTVRGDFGDPESLRAAFSGAHGVFSVQPNSGQADAGVTDEDEARFGTTVADIAEERGVAHLVYSSTVAVGPTPTGVAHLDVKGGIEDHVRDLDIAATIIRPATFMEILVRPGMGLDRGYLSFLMSPGRVHQFVAVRDIGRVVAVVFGSPGRYAGRTMEIAGDALTGTALAGHLTHAAGRPVSYSRLPETLLARDEVLRKLAALADNGRLVGNADLDALRAEFPFLLRFEDWLAGPGAGPLEEALRSPGTGFALR, from the coding sequence ATGACCAACACAGACAAGACCGTCGTCGTCCTGGGTGCCACGGGACAGCAGGGAGGATCGGTCGCCGCAGCACTGCGGGCCGACGGCTGGGCGGTGCGCGCCCTGGTGCGCGATCCCTCCGGCCACCGCGCCCGCTCTCTCTCCGCCGCCGGCGTCCAGACCGTTCGCGGGGACTTCGGCGATCCGGAGTCGCTGCGAGCGGCCTTCTCCGGAGCTCATGGCGTCTTCAGCGTCCAGCCGAACTCCGGTCAGGCCGACGCGGGCGTGACCGACGAGGACGAGGCCCGCTTCGGCACGACGGTGGCCGACATCGCCGAGGAACGCGGTGTCGCCCACCTCGTCTACAGCTCGACGGTCGCTGTGGGGCCGACCCCGACGGGCGTCGCTCATCTCGACGTCAAGGGCGGTATCGAGGACCATGTCCGGGATCTGGACATCGCCGCCACCATCATCCGGCCGGCCACGTTCATGGAGATCCTGGTGCGACCCGGGATGGGCCTCGACCGGGGGTACCTCTCCTTCCTGATGAGCCCCGGCCGGGTCCACCAGTTCGTCGCGGTACGCGATATCGGCCGGGTCGTCGCCGTGGTCTTCGGCTCACCCGGTCGCTACGCCGGCCGCACCATGGAGATCGCCGGTGACGCTCTCACCGGTACGGCCCTGGCCGGGCACCTGACCCATGCCGCAGGCCGGCCGGTGAGCTACAGCCGCCTGCCGGAGACGCTGCTGGCGCGGGACGAGGTCCTCAGGAAGTTGGCGGCACTCGCCGACAACGGCAGGCTGGTGGGGAATGCGGACCTCGACGCTTTGCGCGCGGAGTTCCCCTTCCTGCTGCGCTTCGAGGACTGGTTGGCGGGCCCTGGGGCGGGCCCCCTCGAAGAGGCGCTCCGCTCCCCGGGAACGGGCTTCGCTCTGCGCTGA
- a CDS encoding MscL family protein, whose product MEGFKKFLLQGNLVQLAVAVVIGAVFANLITAFTEGFITPLIGIFGGVPTFSDLYFEINGSRFLYGAFIDALVSFLLTAAILYFFVVMPIGTLLERFARAEEASTRSCPFCLTGIDKQATRCPSCTSEVQPETV is encoded by the coding sequence ATGGAAGGCTTCAAGAAGTTCCTGCTCCAGGGCAACCTGGTGCAGCTGGCCGTCGCGGTCGTGATCGGCGCGGTCTTCGCCAACCTCATCACGGCGTTCACCGAAGGGTTCATCACCCCGCTCATCGGGATCTTCGGAGGCGTCCCCACCTTCTCCGACCTCTACTTCGAGATCAACGGCAGCAGGTTCCTGTACGGCGCGTTCATCGACGCGCTCGTCTCGTTCCTGCTCACCGCGGCGATCCTCTACTTCTTCGTGGTGATGCCGATCGGCACGCTCCTGGAGAGGTTCGCCAGGGCGGAGGAGGCCAGCACGCGGTCCTGCCCCTTCTGCCTCACCGGCATCGACAAGCAGGCGACGCGGTGCCCTTCCTGCACCAGTGAAGTGCAGCCGGAGACCGTCTGA